A stretch of DNA from Coccidioides posadasii str. Silveira chromosome 1, complete sequence:
AGCACTTCGGGTTAGCGCTCAATTTTATCACGTGGCAATTACGTAATCAAGGGCCACGCTTTTGGGATTTGGCTACGAGTCGCGTTCTCTGCTCGGGCAGATATCTCTCGATCGCACGACGCCAGCAGGGCGACAGCACCACTCAACTACTATTCCATCACTTGTACGTTGAGGGATCTAATGCTAACCTATATCTATCGCTCTAGATGACATCTAGAAACTGTTTTCATGAATTGAATTGTCACTCTTATTAATATGATAATCTTTGTCTCTTAGGAAAGGCAACGCCTTCCTTGTCACCCAGAACCCTTTCATTTGTATTCCCCTCTTCATGAGCTTCCTACATAAAAGACCTATATGATCAAAACTGTCCTGTTCTTTAAATAGGCTTTCTCTTGCAAAGGAAACACAACTCCTTGCTAAAATTGATCATTTAATGACTTCGTATGAAAAGTCATGATATTCTCTACTAAAATGTTCACGACCAAAATCTATATACCCtttctctcttattttttcttGATATTCTTTCCTTGTACAGCTCTGGCCCTAAGAATTTTCCCTTTTCGGAGAGGTAAGATGCCGTACTTAAACCCCTCGCTCGGATCTGGCGCATAGCCTTGACGAGAATAGACCCCGCTGTGTTTCCAGTGGCACCTAAGCCTGCTGTCGATTTGACTTCCCTTCTGCAACTGGAAGCCGCGGAGCGGAACGAAATCTATTCAGAGGCCGTTCGGCTACTCAATTCTATGGAGTCATCTTCGTCTTGCCATCAGCGTGCTGTGACGGACTTAGTTATATCTTGTCAATTCCTGGAAGGCGGGCCAAACGATAATAACTGGGACTCTTCCTTTCACCTGGATCAGCTTAAGTCCTTATATGCCGCCAGGCTAGCTATATGCGAGCTCAATGGTGCGGGTGCAGCAACCCCAGATAAATGCGTATCCATTCTTAGTCTCAAGCAAGAAGATGGCCCTGAATCGTATTCTACACAGTTCCATGCTAAACCCAGGAAGCAGCAACCAGCAATCCCTGCGCAGTTGGAATCCTGCCTCCATTCTCTAGAGTCGCGGCCGCAGTGGTGGACAAGTTACAGCAACAACCGTCAAAATGCAGCCGTTATGTGCCAGGCAGCACGCATTAATGTAGAGCGAGATGAGTTACTGAAGCACCACAGGAAACTCGCTGACATTACATTTGGCCTCGGGGCAGCCTTGAACCAGTCGTTGAATGATGCAGCGGCTGAGGCTACCAAACAGCGTTCTTTTTTGGATTCCATTAATGACTTACGTTTAAAAATAATCCGCGATATGCAAGATGCTGATGTCCTTGCTCGAAATCGATTCTCAGCTTTCGCCATTGACTTAGAGTCACAAATCCGTCGGACTGGCGCGGGTGCCAAGGAGTCCATGAGAGGTATCCTGTCTGATGCAGGGGTTCTATCTAAGGTCTGAATTCACTCTTCCGTTCTCAGTCCAACCCTTGACCCTTTAGTAGGACATCCTCTTGTCGATCAAGTCAATTCAGGACCTGAAGCATAGTATGAACGTCTATTCAGAGATGCTGAAGCAGAACTCGGAGCTCGCCGCTGCAGATCAAGAAAGGCAGAAGGCTAATTCCGAAATAACCTTAGCCACTCGGCAGTCTCTTGACCAAATCAGAAACCAGCATATAGCCATTATCGACCAAGAATTTAGTCGCCTTCATTCGTCAGTTGTATGCTACACCTCCATTAACTACCTGTGAAGAGTGAGCTAACATTGTGCTAGCGATCTGTAAATGAACTAATATTTTCAATCCATCAAAAACAAGTTTCTTTAGACGAGGTATCCCTTGACATATGGACTTTAAGGATCATGTTCTAACCTTTAGAAGCGTGTGGAAAACTTTGAAAAGGCGTTTCAACAATTCGAATCCCAAGCCTCTTTGCTTCAAGAATCGTTGATGATGCAGATTTCAAATCAATCGCGATTCCAGGAGTCGTTTCATGCTGATCTTCGCATCGCCCAGTCTCTCCTCGCTGATGTGACGAGCTCTGCTACAAACTTGACGTTGAATGTTGAAAAATCTTTGCAGCGTTTCGACAAATTTTTCAATATTGGAGGGATTCTGAGCTCTCCTTCCGGGCGCGTTTGGGCCGTTGTGCTCTTGTGTATTCTGATAGTTCTCAATCCGAGAATATTTGCTACCTGTCTCCTGATTTTTGGTACGGTTCAACCTCGTCGCTAACTCAGGACTTGGCTAACTCTCTATTGGTCTAGTTACCGTGGCAGGGGTCGTTCCCGGTCGAGCCTTGAACGTTTTACGAAATTTAGAGCGATCACCTCTTCATCCGGTTAAGCTAGAATCATGCGCTCGTTTTGCGTGCTTCGTATTCGGATTGATATTTGGGGTGATATTCGTTATATCCCTCaagaagaaagaatatatttcGCTCCCCGCTACCCGCATATTATTTGCTAGGATTTCTAACAGATCAGAGCGAAAATCTCTCGATCTTGCATAATCCTTGAACTTTTATAAGCATGCACTCGAGTTATACTTATATACCCTTGCAAATTTAATACCCATCAGACCAGGATCTGATTTATCGAGGGGCTAGATTTTTCAACGCTGCCGTTTCGGTCCATCGCGTGTTACACGTTTTCCTTGACTCAACCTATAGCGTCTCATTTCGATGTTTATTCTAACTTATTGATAtactatatatattattgtgTCTACCCCACATATCATGGCGTGTGAAATCTTCATTAGTATAATTAGGATAGCCAAGTGTCTTCGGTTTTGAAACTTAATGGCTCAGGAGAGATGCCCACACTCTTCATTCCTTCGGTATTTTGAGCATatttctacggagtactccgtactcatCGTTTATATACCCCGTATCTCAGACcgcctttccttttccccaTTGTTTTGTTTAATAATATGGATGCAGAGCTCTTGCTCAGTATCTGCAGGTCAGAAAGTAGATGGCTCCTCTCCCTCCGGTCGCCATCGAGTACAAAATAAAGCAATCAAAATATCGCACAAAGAATCTACTACTCTGTATCCACTTGACCTCCCTCACGTAACCAGAAATATGTCATAGCACAACACCGTTCTTGATGGTGGGATTGAGTCGTCCCTTTCTCTTTGTTCCCCAGAATGTAACATTTTAATTACCCGCGGGCGTTGAAGACAACAATGCCATTGTTAACTTGATCCTCCACATGTATGGGGAAGTCAACGGTCCGT
This window harbors:
- a CDS encoding uncharacterized protein (EggNog:ENOG410PTMG~COG:S~TransMembrane:3 (o397-420i427-447o467-486i)~BUSCO:5629at33183) — protein: MESSSSCHQRAVTDLVISCQFLEGGPNDNNWDSSFHLDQLKSLYAARLAICELNGAGAATPDKCVSILSLKQEDGPESYSTQFHAKPRKQQPAIPAQLESCLHSLESRPQWWTSYSNNRQNAAVMCQAARINVERDELLKHHRKLADITFGLGAALNQSLNDAAAEATKQRSFLDSINDLRLKIIRDMQDADVLARNRFSAFAIDLESQIRRTGAGAKESMRGILSDAGVLSKDILLSIKSIQDLKHSMNVYSEMLKQNSELAAADQERQKANSEITLATRQSLDQIRNQHIAIIDQEFSRLHSSVRSVNELIFSIHQKQVSLDERVENFEKAFQQFESQASLLQESLMMQISNQSRFQESFHADLRIAQSLLADVTSSATNLTLNVEKSLQRFDKFFNIGGILSSPSGRVWAVVLLCILIVLNPRIFATCLLIFVTVAGVVPGRALNVLRNLERSPLHPVKLESCARFACFVFGLIFGVIFVISLKKKEYISLPATRILFARISNRSERKSLDLA